The proteins below come from a single Geobacillus thermoleovorans genomic window:
- the istA gene encoding IS21 family transposase translates to MLAMPEINRIRKLREKKGLSIAEISRETGYNWRTVKKYADGDISVQPTIKRKKGMMEEEGYGQIIDDWLEEDAKLPRKQRRTNKTMFEALCRDHGFQGSYRTVCAYVQKRRPQLKLEKEQRYERLEHPPGEAQVDFGKMTVVTKEGKEEERSVLIMSFPYSNAAFAYPLPAENSECFLHGLTQLFRQAGGVPKALRIDNLSAAIVSIRKGGERRFTEAFEKFQLYYRFDVQVCNPYSGHEKGNAERKVYYTRNLCFIPAPLMESDPELVEWLHRKMVEDRNRPHYEKGRWIEELWQEEQPELLALPEQDLPIFSLDHAYVNKYGEVMVDGKAFVVHGLSVPNRVLVKKEWNRFVVFSSDGDVHLEAPRPYTNVKREIPWKEIFAEWETKPRVVGHSRYRTYLPEAIRTYLAGPPPQVVARLKGLRALLDRHTLYEIAQWLEESQRWDLAPHEIGVLMEAKHSYYPDKWEESYTPSVLIDYETDLTVYDQRLHPAREGGVQR, encoded by the coding sequence ATGCTGGCAATGCCCGAAATTAATCGTATCAGAAAACTGCGTGAAAAGAAAGGGTTATCGATTGCGGAAATTTCCCGTGAAACGGGATATAACTGGAGAACGGTCAAGAAATACGCAGATGGAGACATTTCTGTCCAACCAACCATCAAACGCAAAAAGGGGATGATGGAGGAAGAAGGGTACGGGCAAATCATTGATGACTGGTTGGAGGAGGATGCCAAACTGCCGAGAAAACAACGGCGAACGAACAAGACGATGTTTGAAGCGCTTTGTCGTGACCATGGATTTCAAGGCTCGTATCGCACCGTTTGCGCGTACGTGCAAAAACGAAGACCGCAGCTCAAGCTCGAGAAAGAACAGCGCTATGAACGACTGGAGCACCCGCCAGGCGAGGCGCAGGTGGATTTCGGGAAGATGACGGTTGTGACGAAGGAGGGGAAGGAAGAAGAGCGATCGGTTTTGATCATGAGCTTTCCCTATAGCAACGCTGCGTTTGCTTATCCGCTGCCGGCGGAAAACAGTGAATGCTTCCTCCATGGGTTGACGCAGCTGTTTCGTCAGGCTGGGGGAGTGCCAAAGGCATTGCGCATTGACAATTTGTCCGCGGCCATTGTGTCGATTCGAAAAGGGGGAGAACGCCGATTCACCGAGGCTTTTGAGAAATTTCAACTCTACTATCGGTTTGATGTACAAGTGTGCAATCCATACAGTGGACATGAGAAAGGAAATGCGGAGCGAAAAGTCTATTACACTCGCAACCTTTGTTTCATCCCCGCTCCATTGATGGAGTCGGATCCGGAGCTGGTGGAGTGGCTGCATCGCAAGATGGTCGAGGACCGAAACCGTCCTCATTATGAAAAGGGGCGGTGGATCGAGGAACTATGGCAGGAAGAGCAACCGGAGCTGTTGGCGTTGCCGGAACAAGATCTTCCGATCTTCTCCCTCGATCACGCTTACGTGAATAAGTACGGAGAAGTGATGGTGGATGGGAAGGCGTTCGTCGTCCATGGCCTGTCCGTCCCCAACCGGGTGTTGGTGAAGAAAGAATGGAATCGTTTCGTTGTGTTCTCTTCCGATGGAGACGTCCATCTTGAAGCGCCCAGGCCGTATACGAACGTGAAACGCGAAATCCCTTGGAAAGAGATTTTCGCTGAGTGGGAGACCAAACCCCGGGTTGTCGGACATTCCCGCTACCGGACGTACTTGCCGGAGGCGATCCGAACGTATCTGGCTGGCCCCCCGCCCCAGGTGGTGGCCCGTTTGAAAGGACTGCGAGCGCTGTTGGATCGGCACACGCTTTACGAAATCGCCCAGTGGCTCGAGGAGAGTCAGCGATGGGACTTGGCTCCTCATGAAATCGGCGTGTTGATGGAAGCGAAGCACTCCTATTACCCGGACAAGTGGGAAGAATCATACACCCCTTCCGTTCTAATCGACTATGAAACGGATTTAACGGTGTATGATCAACGTCTTCATCCCGCTCGGGAAGGGGGTGTCCAGAGATGA
- the istB gene encoding IS21-like element helper ATPase IstB, giving the protein MRAEVKEICKALHLAYIADRFEEVRFETKEQFLRDVLALELSCRQEAKQARLIKKAKFRELKWLKDYEWSGHIHWPATTSREELCDLRFLERKQNVLLLGSPGTGKTHLATALGIQACQQGHEVRFFRVADLVAQLEEALKNGTLGRLKRSLDPCELLILDELGYVPFQKQGSELLFHIIADCYERKSVMVTSNLEFGQWNRVFGDNRLTAALVDRLVHHAHILAFTGESYRLRNALSAIQPSSASGLEP; this is encoded by the coding sequence ATGAGAGCAGAGGTGAAAGAGATTTGTAAAGCGCTGCATTTGGCCTATATCGCAGATCGATTCGAGGAGGTGAGATTCGAAACGAAAGAACAGTTTTTGCGGGATGTATTGGCGCTGGAACTGTCGTGCCGCCAAGAAGCGAAACAGGCTCGGCTGATCAAGAAAGCCAAGTTTCGGGAGTTGAAATGGCTGAAGGATTACGAATGGTCGGGTCATATCCATTGGCCAGCCACGACATCGAGGGAGGAACTGTGTGACCTTCGCTTTTTGGAGCGAAAGCAAAACGTTCTGCTTTTAGGTTCACCTGGAACGGGGAAAACCCATCTCGCCACAGCACTTGGCATTCAGGCGTGCCAACAAGGCCATGAGGTTCGGTTTTTCCGCGTCGCGGATCTTGTCGCCCAGCTGGAAGAGGCGTTGAAAAACGGCACGCTCGGACGGCTGAAACGAAGCCTCGACCCATGCGAACTGTTGATTTTGGATGAACTCGGCTATGTGCCGTTTCAAAAGCAAGGATCGGAACTGTTGTTTCATATTATCGCCGACTGTTACGAGCGAAAAAGCGTCATGGTGACATCGAATCTAGAATTTGGACAGTGGAATCGGGTGTTTGGGGACAACCGTTTGACGGCAGCGTTGGTGGATCGCTTGGTTCACCACGCCCACATCTTGGCCTTTACGGGAGAGAGCTATCGACTGCGGAACGCTCTCTCCGCGATCCAGCCGTCCTCTGCCTCCGGTCTGGAACCTTAA
- a CDS encoding IS630-like element ISBs2 family transposase (programmed frameshift) — MMPNHKDEIEKLSTAMKEAKSKRAYERYQAIYLHLQGYTKGEIATIIGRSKKTIYNYIHAYAQRGLDGLEMKYSPGAPRRLTPEQEKELALIIEHQLPVDVGFEAKYNWTLAIIAELIQQKWGPTYTLRGTSDILHRLGLSYTKPTYTLANADEEKQKEFVEITFPEVKKLVDGNIAHVLFQDESMIRDYQAIQKTWFVKGKQRIIPTFGKHQGLKLIGTLNYETGEVFCIEEERYDAETFLRFLQLVLERYPTGKIVMILDNARIHHAKLIQPFLKEHEDRLELVFLPPYSPQLNLIEGLWKWLKSDVIYNVFYSSVQEIRKNVQAFIQRINQKPEQTIDRLCVQL; from the exons ATGATGCCAAATCACAAAGACGAGATCGAAAAGTTGTCCACTGCCATGAAAGAAGCAAAAAGTAAACGAGCATATGAACGCTACCAAGCGATTTATCTTCATTTGCAGGGATATACCAAAGGAGAAATCGCAACGATTATTGGTCGATCCAAGAAAACTATTTATAACTATATTCATGCCTACGCCCAGCGCGGTCTTGATGGACTGGAGATGAAATACTCACCTGGCGCCCCACGTCGATTGACCCCTGAGCAGGAAAAAGAGCTGGCTTTGATCATTGAACATCAGCTCCCCGTAGATGTGGGATTCGAAGCAAAATATAATTGGACGCTTGCGATAATCGCTGAACTCATTCAACAAAAGTGGGGGCCAACATACACGCTTCGCGGAACAAGTGACATTCTGCATCGGTTAGGGCTAAGCTATACGAAACCGACCTATACACTAGCCAATGCCGATGAAGAGAAACAAAAAGAATTCGTCGAAATCACCTTCCCTGAAGTA AAAAAACTGGTAGATGGGAACATCGCCCATGTCCTCTTTCAAGATGAGTCGATGATTCGTGATTACCAAGCGATTCAAAAAACATGGTTTGTCAAAGGAAAACAACGAATCATTCCGACGTTTGGAAAACATCAAGGGTTGAAGCTGATTGGCACGTTGAACTACGAAACAGGGGAAGTGTTTTGCATCGAAGAAGAACGCTATGACGCGGAAACATTTCTTCGATTTCTTCAACTTGTGTTAGAACGCTATCCCACAGGCAAAATAGTGATGATTTTAGATAACGCTCGAATTCACCATGCCAAACTCATTCAGCCATTTTTAAAAGAACACGAAGATCGGTTAGAGCTCGTCTTTTTGCCACCATACAGTCCGCAATTGAACTTGATTGAAGGGCTATGGAAATGGCTGAAATCAGACGTGATTTACAACGTGTTCTATTCGAGTGTGCAAGAAATTAGAAAGAATGTCCAAGCCTTTATTCAGCGAATCAACCAGAAACCAGAACAAACGATCGATCGTTTGTGTGTTCAGTTGTAA
- a CDS encoding DUF6431 domain-containing protein produces MIQFHDFGIDVQTYAERGKENDFPLLTQCPHCRAKRPLHRHGYDERNALTPHGDDRIWIVRYRCRECLKTVSVLPSFLLPYFQYTLSAVWQVVKEQLGLTEGTNQAPFLPTKDGIIFYVRRFYRNLSNLHSFFARRWRIIGPIVKKEKERASWWIRTLEEHGLYSVIREMWEDGFRHPFAN; encoded by the coding sequence GTGATTCAATTTCATGACTTTGGCATTGACGTCCAAACGTATGCAGAGCGTGGAAAAGAAAACGACTTCCCTCTTCTGACACAGTGTCCGCATTGCCGGGCCAAGCGCCCGTTGCACCGCCACGGTTACGATGAGCGAAACGCATTGACCCCACATGGTGATGATCGCATTTGGATTGTCCGGTATCGCTGTCGGGAATGCTTGAAGACGGTGAGTGTGCTGCCTTCCTTTCTCCTCCCGTATTTTCAATATACGTTGTCCGCCGTATGGCAAGTTGTGAAAGAGCAGTTGGGATTGACCGAGGGGACGAACCAGGCTCCGTTCCTCCCGACAAAGGACGGCATCATCTTTTATGTCCGACGGTTCTACCGAAACCTATCAAACCTTCATAGCTTTTTTGCGAGGCGGTGGAGGATCATAGGCCCTATCGTGAAAAAAGAAAAGGAACGGGCTTCTTGGTGGATCCGGACGTTGGAGGAACACGGTCTCTATTCGGTCATCAGAGAGATGTGGGAGGACGGATTCCGACACCCTTTTGCGAATTAA
- a CDS encoding IS1634 family transposase: MYIRRVTRKNKDGTTVAYLQLAHNEWDPKAKYAKAKVIYSFGREDEVDRAVLERLAKSISRFLSPEQAWEIETLTGEVSDDFQFQSSKRLGGAWLLDQLWRQLGLGEILHSLFASRHHQIPLERLIFAMVANRALHPSSKLAMEEWVEKDVHIPHLPQVASHQLYRAMDELLAVQPELERQVFHAVADLLNLEVDLIYFDTTSSYFEVDPSETPEGESLRKQGFSKDKRPDLVQIVIGLAVTREGVPIRAWVWPGNTMDMTVIKQVKQDLIGWKLGRVISVMDRGFSSEENLRILQQAGGHYIVGEKMRSGKAAVEEALNRRGRYQQVRENLHIKEIIVGDGEARQRYVLVYNPSEAERQRKEREKLLESLKEELEGLRQLPNEAHHKATCRLRSHPSYGKYLRQLKDGTLRIDKQAVREAEKYDGKYLIRTSDDTLSAEDVALGYKQLVDIEQAFRTLKSTLELRPMYHRLEDRIRAHVLLSWLALLLVRIVEIRTHESWPKVRDECERLMLGHFSSKNGDLYQRTELTAKQALFLAALGLEPPPKILGIHPRT; this comes from the coding sequence ATGTACATACGGCGAGTAACACGCAAAAACAAAGATGGAACGACCGTGGCGTATCTCCAGCTTGCTCACAACGAATGGGATCCGAAGGCCAAATATGCGAAAGCGAAGGTGATTTATTCGTTTGGGCGCGAAGACGAGGTGGATCGCGCTGTCTTGGAGCGTCTGGCCAAAAGCATTTCGCGATTCCTTTCTCCTGAGCAGGCTTGGGAAATCGAGACGTTGACAGGAGAAGTGTCGGATGACTTTCAGTTTCAATCAAGCAAACGCCTTGGTGGCGCTTGGCTTTTGGATCAGCTCTGGAGACAACTGGGATTGGGAGAGATTCTCCACTCCTTGTTTGCCTCCCGACATCATCAGATTCCGTTGGAACGGCTGATTTTTGCCATGGTGGCGAATCGTGCCCTTCATCCGTCAAGCAAGTTGGCGATGGAGGAGTGGGTGGAGAAAGACGTGCATATCCCTCATCTTCCCCAAGTCGCCAGCCACCAGTTGTACCGGGCGATGGATGAGCTGCTGGCTGTGCAGCCGGAATTGGAACGCCAAGTGTTCCATGCCGTGGCCGATTTATTGAACCTGGAAGTCGATTTGATTTACTTTGATACGACTTCGTCGTACTTCGAAGTGGATCCATCCGAAACACCAGAAGGAGAATCGCTTCGAAAGCAGGGGTTTTCCAAAGATAAGCGTCCCGATTTGGTCCAAATCGTCATTGGACTGGCCGTCACCCGGGAAGGAGTCCCCATTCGCGCTTGGGTATGGCCTGGCAATACGATGGATATGACGGTCATCAAACAGGTGAAACAAGACTTGATTGGCTGGAAGCTTGGGCGTGTGATCAGCGTGATGGACCGCGGATTTTCGTCTGAAGAGAATTTGCGAATCTTGCAACAGGCCGGGGGACACTACATTGTCGGCGAAAAAATGCGGTCCGGCAAAGCCGCCGTCGAAGAGGCCCTAAACCGTCGCGGGCGCTACCAACAAGTTCGCGAGAACTTGCATATCAAAGAAATCATCGTGGGCGACGGAGAAGCGCGTCAGCGCTATGTTCTCGTGTACAATCCCAGCGAAGCCGAACGCCAACGCAAGGAACGGGAAAAGCTGCTCGAATCGCTGAAAGAGGAGTTGGAGGGGCTTCGCCAACTCCCCAATGAAGCTCATCATAAGGCCACCTGCCGGCTGCGTTCCCATCCGTCCTACGGAAAATACTTGCGTCAATTGAAGGATGGAACGCTTCGCATCGACAAGCAAGCGGTTCGTGAAGCGGAAAAGTACGATGGCAAATATCTCATCCGAACCTCCGATGACACCTTGTCTGCCGAGGATGTCGCGCTCGGGTATAAGCAACTGGTGGATATCGAGCAGGCCTTTCGGACGTTGAAATCAACACTCGAGCTGCGCCCCATGTATCATCGCTTGGAAGACCGTATCCGGGCGCATGTGCTGCTCAGTTGGCTGGCTCTCTTGCTGGTTCGGATCGTGGAGATCCGAACTCATGAATCGTGGCCGAAAGTAAGAGACGAATGCGAGCGTCTCATGCTTGGACATTTTTCTTCAAAAAACGGCGACCTTTATCAACGAACCGAACTGACGGCCAAACAAGCGCTATTCCTTGCGGCTCTAGGGCTGGAACCTCCTCCAAAGATTCTAGGCATCCACCCTCGCACCTAG
- a CDS encoding ISL3 family transposase, which produces MLSIPLGLPEFKVIKQELLSYGYAIHVEKTETQERCPHCGFATSSVHDRRTRKVRDLAIFHQPVYLFVKVKRYRCWNCSQVFSASLESIQPNQHYTNRFCEYLYELCEGSTIQEVSRKHRIPYTTLERIYYFIASKKAKERQTAIEASSQEEMVLSLDEIAVKKGHQYETVLMDAKAGSVMGMHADRQCDSALHLLSQNVLSKERVQTVILDMWEPYHKAVRALFPSASIVIDKYHVIQKVTQALDQARKEFPPLKKARYLLLKGCEKLRKDQRLRLDDILEEYPVLSIAYYLKELFRDFYRTDGYNEAKERLEEWIQLAKQSPFASFQEAANTLERWKEPILSYFLCPYTNARIEGTNHKIKNIKRRAYGYRNRERFRLRVFLECTGNTTGSQAA; this is translated from the coding sequence GTGCTTTCGATACCACTAGGATTGCCAGAATTTAAAGTGATTAAACAAGAACTTCTTTCCTATGGTTATGCGATTCATGTAGAGAAAACAGAGACACAGGAACGCTGCCCTCATTGTGGGTTTGCCACTTCCTCTGTCCACGACAGACGGACAAGAAAAGTACGGGATTTGGCGATTTTCCATCAACCGGTGTACTTGTTCGTAAAGGTAAAGCGCTATCGGTGCTGGAATTGTTCCCAAGTGTTTTCCGCCTCTTTGGAATCGATTCAACCCAATCAACACTACACCAATCGATTTTGTGAGTACTTGTATGAACTTTGTGAAGGCTCCACCATTCAAGAGGTTAGCCGAAAGCACCGCATCCCATATACGACATTGGAGCGCATCTATTACTTCATTGCATCGAAAAAAGCAAAAGAGCGTCAAACAGCGATAGAAGCATCTTCTCAAGAAGAGATGGTGCTTAGCTTAGATGAAATCGCGGTAAAAAAGGGACATCAGTATGAAACCGTATTGATGGATGCCAAAGCCGGATCGGTCATGGGAATGCATGCCGATCGCCAATGTGACTCCGCCCTCCACTTGTTGAGCCAAAATGTCCTGTCGAAAGAAAGGGTCCAAACGGTGATTCTTGACATGTGGGAACCTTATCATAAGGCGGTTCGCGCCCTGTTTCCATCTGCTTCGATTGTCATCGATAAGTACCATGTGATTCAAAAAGTGACACAAGCCTTGGATCAAGCAAGAAAGGAATTTCCTCCATTGAAAAAGGCTCGATATCTTCTCTTAAAAGGCTGTGAAAAGCTTCGTAAGGACCAACGGCTTCGATTGGACGATATCTTGGAGGAGTATCCGGTACTTTCCATTGCTTATTATCTGAAAGAGTTGTTTCGGGATTTTTACCGAACCGATGGATATAACGAAGCAAAGGAACGCTTGGAAGAATGGATTCAGTTAGCCAAACAGAGCCCTTTTGCTTCTTTTCAGGAAGCAGCCAACACGCTTGAAAGGTGGAAGGAGCCGATTCTTTCCTACTTTTTGTGCCCATATACCAATGCCCGAATCGAGGGGACGAATCACAAGATCAAAAACATCAAACGCCGGGCATATGGCTATCGAAATCGAGAACGGTTTCGTTTGCGTGTATTTCTGGAGTGTACAGGGAACACTACAGGTAGTCAGGCTGCTTAA
- a CDS encoding Crp/Fnr family transcriptional regulator translates to MNEMESREWLKRLTSLGRDLRLEKGTYLFQEGEKADDIYYIQSGKIQISKMDMDGRELTLRICSQGDLIGELTLFCPGARYMLTAKVLEDGVVSAIRRETLEKELANNPKLAIEFMKWMSLHFRKTQTKFRDLILHGKKGALYSTLIRLCNSYGVMKEDGILIDVPLTNQELANFCGTAREVVNRMLSDLRKKGVISVEKGKICVHNLQYLRDEIACEGCPPELCRID, encoded by the coding sequence ATGAACGAGATGGAATCTCGTGAATGGCTGAAGCGACTTACATCGCTCGGACGCGATCTTCGCCTTGAGAAGGGAACGTACTTGTTTCAAGAAGGGGAAAAAGCAGACGATATTTACTATATCCAATCGGGGAAAATCCAAATCAGCAAAATGGACATGGACGGACGGGAGCTCACGCTGCGCATTTGCAGCCAAGGCGATTTGATCGGCGAGCTGACGCTGTTTTGTCCTGGGGCCCGCTACATGCTGACGGCGAAAGTGCTGGAAGACGGCGTCGTTTCCGCCATTCGGCGTGAAACGCTCGAGAAAGAGCTGGCCAACAACCCGAAACTGGCGATTGAGTTTATGAAATGGATGAGCCTCCATTTCCGCAAAACGCAGACGAAGTTCCGCGACTTGATTTTACACGGCAAAAAAGGAGCGCTCTATTCAACGCTCATCCGTTTATGCAACAGCTACGGCGTCATGAAAGAAGACGGCATTTTGATCGACGTGCCGCTGACGAACCAAGAGCTCGCCAACTTTTGCGGCACCGCCCGCGAAGTCGTCAACCGCATGCTCAGCGATTTGCGGAAAAAAGGCGTCATCTCCGTGGAAAAAGGAAAAATTTGCGTCCACAACTTGCAATACTTGCGCGACGAAATCGCCTGCGAAGGCTGCCCGCCCGAGCTGTGCCGCATTGACTGA
- the argC gene encoding N-acetyl-gamma-glutamyl-phosphate reductase yields the protein MKVAIIGATGYSGAELFRLLYGHPHVSQCDVFSSSQDGIHLSESFPHVGAVDGAVLHKLEIEALAKYDAVFFATPPGVSGEWAPALVDRGVKVIDLSGDFRLKDGAVYAQWYGREAAPSAYLERAVYGLTEWNREAVRGAVLLSNPGCYPTATLLGLAPLVKEGLIKEDSIIVDAKSGVSGAGRKAGLGTHFSEVNENVKIYKVNAHQHIPEIEQALQTWNEAVAPITFSTHLIPMTRGIMATIYAKAKQSISPNDLVDLYKTSYEGSPFVRIRQLGQFPATKDVYGSNYCDIGLAYDERTGRVTVVSVIDNLMKGAAGQAVQNFNLMMGWDEAEGLRSLPIYP from the coding sequence ATGAAAGTGGCAATCATCGGGGCGACGGGATACAGCGGCGCGGAGCTGTTCCGCTTGCTATACGGGCATCCGCACGTGAGCCAGTGCGACGTGTTCTCGTCGTCGCAGGATGGAATTCATTTATCGGAAAGTTTCCCGCACGTCGGCGCGGTCGATGGTGCGGTGTTGCATAAACTTGAAATCGAGGCGCTTGCCAAGTATGACGCGGTCTTTTTCGCCACGCCGCCCGGGGTGTCGGGGGAGTGGGCGCCGGCGCTCGTGGATCGGGGAGTGAAAGTGATCGATTTATCGGGCGATTTCCGGTTGAAAGACGGCGCGGTGTACGCACAATGGTATGGGCGCGAGGCGGCGCCATCTGCGTATTTAGAGCGGGCGGTGTACGGATTGACCGAGTGGAACCGCGAGGCGGTGCGCGGAGCCGTGCTCCTATCCAATCCGGGCTGCTATCCGACAGCGACGCTGCTTGGCTTGGCGCCGCTTGTCAAAGAAGGATTAATTAAGGAAGACTCGATCATCGTGGACGCCAAATCGGGCGTATCGGGCGCGGGACGGAAAGCCGGGCTCGGGACACATTTTTCCGAAGTGAACGAAAACGTGAAAATTTATAAAGTGAACGCCCACCAGCACATTCCGGAAATTGAACAAGCGCTGCAGACGTGGAATGAAGCGGTGGCGCCGATCACGTTCAGCACTCATTTGATTCCGATGACAAGGGGCATTATGGCGACGATTTATGCGAAGGCGAAACAATCGATTTCGCCAAACGACTTGGTAGATTTGTATAAAACAAGTTATGAAGGTTCGCCGTTTGTCCGCATCCGTCAACTTGGACAGTTTCCAGCGACAAAAGACGTGTACGGCTCAAATTATTGCGACATCGGCCTCGCCTACGATGAGCGGACGGGACGGGTGACGGTCGTGTCGGTGATCGACAACTTGATGAAAGGTGCTGCCGGGCAGGCGGTGCAAAACTTCAACTTGATGATGGGTTGGGATGAGGCGGAGGGCCTCCGATCCTTGCCGATCTATCCGTGA
- the argJ gene encoding bifunctional ornithine acetyltransferase/N-acetylglutamate synthase: MTITKQTGQVTAVADGTVVTPKGFQAAGVNAGLRYSKNDLGVILCDVPASAAAVYTQSHFQAAPLKVTQASLAVEQKLQAVIVNSACANACTGAQGLKDAYEMRELCAKQFGLALHHVAVASTGVIGEYLPMEKIRAGIKQLVPGVTMADAEAFQTAILTTDTVMKRACYQTTIDGKTVTVGGAAKGSGMIHPNMATMLAFITTDANVSSPVLHAALRSITDVSFNQITVDGDTSTNDMVVVMASGLAGNDELTPDHPDWENFYEALRKTCEDLAKQIAKDGEGATKLIEVRVRGAKTDEEAKKIAKQIVGSNLVKTAVYGADANWGRIIGAIGYSDAEVNPDNVDVAIGPMVMLKGSEPQPFSEEEAAAYLQQETVVIEVDLHIGDGVGVAWGCDLTYDYVKINASYRT; encoded by the coding sequence ATGACGATCACAAAACAAACGGGGCAAGTGACGGCGGTCGCCGATGGAACAGTGGTTACGCCGAAAGGATTTCAAGCGGCCGGGGTGAATGCCGGGCTGCGCTATTCGAAAAACGATTTAGGGGTTATTCTATGCGACGTGCCCGCTTCGGCGGCGGCGGTGTATACGCAAAGCCATTTTCAGGCGGCGCCGCTCAAAGTGACGCAGGCGAGCCTCGCTGTAGAACAAAAATTGCAGGCGGTCATCGTCAACAGCGCGTGCGCGAACGCCTGCACCGGTGCGCAAGGGCTCAAGGACGCTTATGAAATGCGTGAGTTGTGCGCGAAACAGTTTGGCCTGGCGCTGCACCATGTGGCCGTCGCTTCAACGGGCGTAATCGGGGAATATTTGCCGATGGAAAAAATTCGCGCCGGCATCAAACAGCTTGTTCCAGGGGTGACGATGGCGGATGCGGAGGCGTTTCAAACGGCGATTTTAACGACCGATACGGTGATGAAGCGCGCTTGTTACCAAACAACGATCGACGGGAAAACGGTCACCGTCGGCGGAGCGGCGAAAGGGTCGGGGATGATCCATCCGAACATGGCGACGATGCTCGCATTCATCACGACGGATGCCAATGTTTCGTCGCCGGTGCTGCACGCGGCGCTGCGGTCGATTACGGACGTTTCGTTTAACCAAATTACGGTCGACGGCGATACGTCGACAAATGATATGGTCGTCGTGATGGCAAGCGGTCTTGCTGGAAATGATGAGTTGACGCCGGATCATCCGGACTGGGAAAACTTTTATGAGGCGCTGCGGAAAACGTGCGAAGATTTGGCGAAGCAAATCGCCAAAGACGGCGAGGGGGCGACGAAGCTCATTGAAGTGCGCGTGCGCGGCGCGAAAACGGATGAGGAAGCGAAAAAAATCGCCAAGCAAATCGTCGGCTCCAACTTAGTGAAAACGGCCGTTTACGGCGCGGACGCCAACTGGGGGCGGATCATCGGCGCGATCGGCTATTCGGATGCCGAAGTGAACCCGGACAACGTCGATGTCGCCATCGGGCCGATGGTGATGCTGAAAGGAAGCGAGCCGCAGCCGTTCTCGGAAGAAGAAGCGGCGGCGTATTTGCAACAAGAGACGGTCGTCATTGAGGTCGATTTGCATATAGGCGATGGTGTCGGCGTTGCGTGGGGCTGCGATTTGACATACGATTATGTGAAAATTAACGCCAGCTATCGGACGTAA
- the argB gene encoding acetylglutamate kinase yields the protein MGKTVVIKCGGSVLDELSPAFFASVNAMRKQGMEVVIVHGGGPEIGQMLKTLRVPSEFVNGLRKTTKDVLAVVEMVLSGKVNKQLVAMLRQHGLPAVGVSGVDGGLLEAEPIDLAKLGYVGRVKTVRSQLLRTLLAAGYIPVISPLGIDQNGQTYNINADTAAGAVAAAIGASQLVFVTNVPGILRDGALVAEATAEMIERLIEDGVITGGMIPKVQAALSALSDALPEVMIVSGKTTFYQNGTWYGTTIRKENEVGVY from the coding sequence ATGGGGAAAACGGTCGTCATCAAATGCGGCGGCAGCGTGCTTGATGAGCTGTCTCCCGCCTTTTTTGCCAGCGTGAACGCAATGCGAAAACAAGGGATGGAGGTCGTCATCGTCCACGGCGGCGGGCCGGAAATCGGACAGATGCTCAAAACGCTTCGCGTGCCGAGCGAGTTTGTCAACGGCTTGCGGAAGACGACGAAAGACGTGCTCGCGGTTGTGGAAATGGTGCTCTCCGGCAAAGTGAACAAACAGCTTGTCGCGATGCTCAGGCAGCACGGTTTGCCCGCGGTCGGTGTTTCCGGCGTGGACGGGGGGCTGCTTGAAGCAGAACCGATCGACTTGGCCAAACTCGGCTATGTCGGCCGTGTGAAAACCGTTCGTTCCCAGCTGTTGCGCACGCTGCTTGCGGCGGGCTACATCCCGGTCATTTCCCCGCTTGGCATCGACCAAAACGGGCAAACGTACAACATTAACGCCGACACGGCCGCCGGGGCGGTCGCAGCGGCCATCGGCGCCAGCCAGCTCGTGTTTGTGACGAACGTGCCCGGCATTTTGCGAGACGGCGCGCTCGTGGCCGAGGCGACGGCGGAAATGATTGAACGACTGATCGAAGACGGCGTCATCACGGGCGGGATGATCCCGAAAGTGCAAGCGGCGCTCTCCGCCCTATCCGATGCGCTGCCGGAAGTGATGATCGTCAGCGGCAAAACGACGTTTTATCAGAACGGAACATGGTATGGGACAACGATTCGGAAAGAAAACGAAGTGGGGGTCTACTAA